The Alnus glutinosa chromosome 1, dhAlnGlut1.1, whole genome shotgun sequence region GCCACTCTTTGgaggtggcttggccacccccagccagtgggggtggctgcgcaccacccccaatggtggccgggggtggcgcgcggccactccCTAGTGCCGGGGGTGGCTGTGCGCCACCCCCAGGGGCTAGGCCACCCCTAAATTCCTTTTAGGGCTggccgaaggccacccccagccacctctgggggtggcgcgcggccacccccagtggctgggggtggccaggctATTCCAAAGGCAGCCACCCCTTagtattttccttctttttaattttttttttttaaaaataaatatctttgttttatttatttttattagattttataattttttatttttaatggacaCGTGTTAGCTTTCTATTGGGTGTCCCCAAAAGgacaaaacaacgtcgttttggaGTGGTCAAAATTCTGTCTGGTTTGACGGTCAAACCAGACGGAGTGcgtgaattgaaaatttttgcaactttagggggtacattgcaattttttaaactttggtaccTAAATTGAAAATGACCGACAACTTTAgggggtgaattgtatttaacccaaaaaaataatgtacCATTATATTGTTATAATTCCATGAAAACCTGGAGATGAATTTTCGCAATGATTATGCATCATATATTCTATGCTTGTGTGATGTTATCAAGTATAAAACAAGGAATAAAATTaatggttaaataccttattggtatttgagttttggaaactttatttttgggtacttgagtttcaatttgtattACAGATGGTATCtcagttttgagaaaagacTGAAGTGGTACCTCAGTCAAATTTTCCgttcaaaaactaacggcccgccacGTTACTGCCACTTAGTACCACTAGGAACATGACACTTGTCTCTTGCGACATGTCAGCACCTACATAATtgccaaatcacccaaacagtttgtaattttttaaaacttttttttgagtgatttgTCAATTATGTGGGTGTTGACATGTCGCAAGAGACAAGTGTCATGTTCCTAGTGGTACTAAGTGGTAGtaacgtggcggaccgttagtttttgaacGAAAAACTTGATTGAGGTACCAATTCGgtatttttccaaaattgatgtaccatctgtgatgcaaattgaaactcaagtaccaaaaaataaagttgccaAAACTCAGATACCAATAAGGTATTTTAAGCCTaaaattaaaacacttttttttcaaaagtttaattgaactaactagaaaaaaaataaaataaaattatgagtaATACTTGAAACCATATGTTATCTCACAACAGTACAATATGTGGTAGTTGCAACTCACAATTTCAGCTAACCTTTAGTTCAgtcattgtttttttaaaaaaaacataaaataaaaaaatcaaaggttgGTTATAACTGCTACATTAACATTGTTTGataattgtagaataaaaatatgaaacataagattatttttattcaaagcaaggaaaataaaaattataagagagGTCTCGGTCACTCTAATTCTATTAAAgttgaaaaaatggaaatacAGTGGCCATTTAACTCTTTGGTGTGCACAAAATTTAGCGCAtcttgaaaatttcaaaataatttgaTTCGAGCAGCTGCATGAATGTCTGAAATGATGGGACGAGGCCCATTCAGCAAAGAGAATGGGgtctttaatttattatcaaCTCTAAAAGCTCCATAAATGCttatggcatgtttgggtaaaacttattttttttatttgttatattttatcatttttcatatacatattttagttattttttaaaatttaaattctattcaatttttatttaactttcTCTAATTTTGTTTCAGGTTCTCTAGTCCGTTTGAGTGTTGAAATAtgataaatttcaaaaaaacaagTTCTCTCGGTTttcggtattcacaattttaaatataatatagaatagttgaatataatacaaaaaaaaaatcatacactcaaacgagcttttagtaatttatttgaaaaatcaatATAGATTTCACTTACCTGGACCTGCAAATTCGAAGAATACAGGGGGCATATTGGCAAAAATAAGTCGTTCAAAACAGCCCCTCAACTTCAATATAAATTACAAGGTTTGCCATAATAAACATGGCAGTGCCACTACAGAAATTAGAGTCAAACTCAGATTACTCGTCCCCCATTTCCCTTTAAACCCCAAATTGGTTCTGACCAGGctccctccctcccccccccccttctctctctctctctgtctcactcACTCTGGTCTCTGGATTCCCGTCTCAACCAAAACAAGTAAGCCCTCCCTTTCTCTACTCTTCATATAACTGCTTAATTTCTTTACCAGTTTTGGGGGTAACTGGCTAACCAGTtctagggttttttcttttttcttcccccccccccccccccagatTGTTAAATGCcttaataaattttctttttctttttatttttttcctcaaaatgtTCATTTCCTTGTTTTTAACTTAAATACGGACTGACCCATCTTACTCTATGCGTAACATTGTTCTGggtttgtttgaaaatttttgaattgggttttgcgcaatttgaatgaaattagggtttctggTCTCTGTTCTGGTTTTTTGTTACGAGGGTTTTactgggttttatttatttatttcgtaaGCTTTACCTGTCTTAGACTCTGCGGGTTTGATTCGGGTTTTCTTTAGTCGGTTAAAGCAATGATAGTTTCTCAATGGCCTTAGTCCTTTAAGCTCTGTTGTTTTTGGGTCTGGTTCACACTTTGAAGTGGCGACCGCGTGATTATGCTTGATGGGTCATTTTCCAGCTTTTGAAGATCGCACGCACAGTGTGTCTTGCAATTTTCTTAACGTTTTTTGGTTTGTTGAACTACCATTGCATGGATTTTGAATAAGTTGAAGCATGTTTATTGCCGTGTCTTATACTGTTTTAGTGTTGTTTGATATGGTTTtctatattatttctttttatttgtctGGTAAAAATCCTTCTTGGGTTTGTGATTGGCTGAAATAATCGATCCATAATATGGTGTTTTGGTGTATGTGATTTTGGCCACAAGGTGTGTTTCTCTGGCTTGGTCTCAATAGAGTAGGTTTCTGTTTTTGTGATGGTTAGCATTTTCGAAGTATTGTTCTATACTAACCCAAATGGATGCTAAATGTCTCTTGGGTACTTTATTTGTTCCAAGTTAAATTTCAAGTCTATAAGACAagtgaatattttgaaaataaaaaaaatatatataaaaatgaaggCTAATTGTCTCTTGGCTGCtttatttgttcatttttatggaatgatgCAACCTGACTCGAATGCTTATGTATTAGTTAATGGGTGGAAGCTTGCACGTGCTGCTAATGAATCCCTCCCCTTGCTTCTTTTCTTAGTAAATAGTAGCACCTTTTAATTGGTgtcaatttatagaaaatttgcAGAACTCATCTGGACGTGAGAGTAGAATATCTTGGGTGAAGGGCGGAGATATCTGGAGGGTTACAAGGAAGCACAGGCTTTCAGTGTAGCTGTTTTTGTCGTACAAACTTTGCAGAAGCAATCTGAGTCAGGTTCTGGTTCTGGATAAGTGATGGATTGCAATAAAGAAGAGGCCATCAGGGCCAAGAGGATTGCTGAGGAGAAGATGGAAAGCAAGGATTTTCCAGGGGCTCGTAAAATCGCTCTCAAGGCCCAACAACTATATCCTGATGTGGAGAATGTTTCTCAGATGCTTACGGTTTGTGATGTGCATTGCTCTGCTGACCAGAGATTATTTGGGAATGAGATGGACTGGTATGCCATCCTTCAGATTGAGCAGACAGCTAATGAGGCAATGATTAAGAAGCAGTACAGGAAGCTTGCTCTCCAACTTCATCCTGATAAAAACAAGTATTCCGGTGCAGAAGCTGCTTTTAAGCTGATTGGGGAAGCACAAAGAGTGCTTCTGGATCGAGACAGACGGTCCTTGCATGACATGAAACGCAGAGCTTCTTTCAGTAGACCGGCAGCACAACCTCGGCCCCCTCAAAAGCCCATCTGGAAAACAAATGTTGGGGTTCAAAATGACTTGAGGAACAAAGTTACGGGCTTGAATCCTCAGCAACAGCAGTGGCAACAGCCTGCTCAATCGGGGCACTCTGATGTCCGGCCAACTTTCTGGACTGTCTGTCCATTTTGTTCAGTAAGGTACCAGTACTATAGAGAAGTTGTCAATAGGTCTCTCCGTTGTCATAGTTGCAATAAACCCTTCATTGCTTACGACATGAATGTGCACGGTGCTCCGCCAACTATCAACACTAGTCATGCACCACCAACTACTAAAATGAGTCAGTCGGCATTCCCCCTGCAGAAAGATGGTGCTTGCAAAGTTGAGGTGGGATGCCAAGGGAATATTGGTGCTCAGAATtctaaaacagaaaagaaaggtCGTACTTCTAAGGTTGGCTCTGAAAGGGTGAGTGGTAAGAGAGGGAGGAAGCAGGTTGTGGAATCCAGTGAGAGTTGTGACTCCGAGAGCAGCACTGAACCTGAAGAAGATGTGGTTGTTGGTGAAGATGGTAATCTTCAGGATGGTCAGAATTTTGAATGTTATAGAGACCAAAACCGGCGGAGATCTACACGACACAAGCAGCAGGTTTCTTACATGGAAAACTTGAGTGATGATGATGGCATTAAGAGCTCTCGGAAAAGAGCTAAGGGGAGTGGATCGTCGTCTGCCACTGGAGTGGAGAATGGAGATGCGTCTAAAGTGAATAATCTATCTGATTTAGCTGCTGATGTAAAACATGATCTGAAAGAGGTGAAACAGAATGGAAATGCTTGTCCCGGGGAAAGCTTGGTAAATGGAAACATGGAAACCAAGAAGGTGAGCGGAAAAGAAACAGCATACGAAGATAACCGCAAGAAAAGTTCTGAAGCTCATGAAGATTCGAGATCTTATTCCTGCTCCAATTTGACACCAGATCCTGAATATTTTCAATATCCTGATCCAGATTTCAGTGACTTTGACAATGACAAGAGAGAAGGGTGTTTTGCAGTAGGGCAGATCTGGGCTGTTTATGATACGTTGGATGCCATGCCTAGATTCTATGCACGGATCAGGAAAGTTCTCTCTCCTGGTTTTAAGCTGAGGATAACCTGGCTAGAGCCAGACCCAGATGATGAAAGCGAAATCAAATGGGTCAATGAGGACTTGCCTAGCTCTTGTGGTAAGTATAAAAATGGGAGCTCGGAAGACACGGAAGATCGTCTTATGTTCTCTCATTTGATTTATTGGGAGAAGGGCAGCCGTAGAGATACTTTCAAGATTTATCCAGGAAAGGGAGAAACTTGGGCCCTCTTCAAGAACTGGGATATCAAATGGTACTCTGAACCAGACCAGCATCGGAAGTATGAATATGAATTTGTCGAAATAGTGTCGGGGTACAAACATGATGTGGGTATATGTGTTGCATACTTGGGTAAGGTGAAAGGTTTTGCCAGTCTTTTCTGTCGAATGGTTAAGGAAGAAACGGGCACGTTTCAAGTTCCACCAGCTGAACTATTTAGGTTCTCTCACAGGGTTCCGTCGTATAAAATGACTGGCGAAGAAAGACGAGGTGTGCCTGTAGGATCTTTTGAACTTGATCCTGCATCTGTACCCCTTAATCTTGAAGAGATTGCTGTGCCCAGAGATCTGGAAGTGGAGGGTGGTAATATGCATCACAATGGTTCGACTACAATACCTTCAGATAAAGTGAGACCCATGAAGTCCAAAGGAAATGCATCAATGTTTCCGGCGGATGTCAAGAGGAGCCATGTAGAGCCTGGGGATAGCAGTTATTGTAATGTTAAAGCGGATTATAGTAAATCTCCCGCTTCCACCCCAGAGGCTATTGAAATTCCGGAACCTGAATTTTATAACTTCGATGCTGAGAAATCCCAGGAAAAGTTTCAGGTTGGCCAGATTTGGGCGCTATACAGTGATGAGGATGGCTTGCCAAAGTACTATGGTCACGTTAAGAAAATTGATTCTACCCcggttttcaaattgcatgttGCATGGCTTATGTCCTGCTCGCTGCCAAATCACACTATCCGATGGCATGATGAAGACATGCCCATTTGTTGCGGGAGATTTAAGGTCAGAAGGGGTGAAACACAGGACTATACTTCCACCACTTCTTTTTCACATCAGTTAAGAGCTGATCCTACTGGTAAGAAGATTGAATACTCCATCTTTCCCAGGAAAGGTGAAGTTTGGGCAATGTATAGGAACTGGTCTGCGGAAATCAAATGTTCCGACTTGGAGAATTGTGAATACGACGTAGTAGAAGTCGTTGAGGAAGATGATTTGCTTGTAAGAGTGTTGGTTTTGGAGCGAGTGGATGGTTTCAACTCAGTTTTTAAGGCTCAAATAAAAGAGGGTTCAGAGGCGACTATTGGAATTCCTCAGGCTGAGCTTCTTAAGTTCTCCCATCAAATACCTGCTTTCCGGCTGACTGAAGAGAGAGATGGCAGCCTGAGAGGCTTCTGGGAGGTCGATCCTGCAGCATTGCCtgttcattatttttctttaaattgaatTGGCAGGATCACAAGCCTTCCACCATCTTAATCAATGCAATGCCTCTCCAGGCAGGCCCTTATTCACTGAATACTGGGGTGGTAAATAGAATGGATTGGGAACTCAACTATTCCAGGACACCTGGACTCACAGGCTATTACGTTTTGAGTTAATGCATCAGGCCTTGTTTTTGTAGTTGCTCTGCAAAGGCGCACCAATGAAGCCCCCATGATAGAATTTTGTGGCGcttaatgattatttttttggctCAGTCGTGCTGCATTGGAAAGAGAAATAGTGGGCATGCTGGTTCTTTGTTGCATTCTTTCTTCCAGTTTATGATCATCCTCTAGATGATGGTATCGGGCAACTTGGCTAGTCAGGCACAAGGAAAAATGTGAATTTATTCACTTGAAAGTAACTCTAGTTTTAGCCGGGTTTTATGTGACCCTCTTCGTAGATACCTTATTTGGCAGTAGAAAAAGTTAAATTAGCATATCCActaacctgtttttttttttttttttaattggtggTTTTTACCTCAAGGTAGGCATGGTTGGTCGGATGATGTTAGTCTTGGTTCAATTTGTGGAATTGGCAAATGCGTCCAACGTGAGGTCCTGTACtctctttctatctctctcaaaaagaagagaaaaaaaaaaaaatcttgtcttgcttttgttttgattttttttttttttttttttttttttttttttttttttttttttgttttaactttTTGGCATAATGAGTGCGCATGAAGTGCTGAACAATTGTTTCCTGGAATTGGGCAATGCCACGGTAAGCATCGGACTCAAAGAGTGGCATCTTTTCAATCTCTAATATTCATTGTACCATCTCCATCTCAAATCTATTTGTAGCTTTGGAGATTGTGGGCTAATAACACAAGTAAACATCGTCTTCCCGTTGTTATGCAGCAAGTTGCTCTCTAAATTTTCAGTTACTTTATTTTCCTACCATTCTCCCAAAAAACTCACCCGgagtaaaaaaattaatcgATAACATAAACTGCAGATAAGAGAATCTGCTATGAAAGAAACGTAAGTTacatattttgaattttgagaacttttttttttattcattgaataagaaaaagaagggggGACGATCTCTAATAGTAGATTCAAACCGAACTAAAACAAATAGGTCAAACAAATGATCCGATAATGTCAAAGGGCCGCGCAAGGCCGTTTGAAAGCTaaagaaaatcaagaagaagaagaagaagaagaagaaagaaagcgaAAACAACAATAGGGCACCAAAAAGAAGAGGATGAGAGTCTGCTAGTGGTGTGGTGCCGTGTGGTCATGCGCCACCTCTGGAAGACCTCTCTCCAACGGAGATCAGAGGAGTGGCTGTGAATTGTCGACAATCGTGGTGGGAGAATGATGGAGGGAAGTACATGGTTACCATGTGCTAGAAAGGGAGACAAATTTTCAACCGCGTGCATGCCACTCTCCGATGCATGGACGTCGGAAGACATCACGGTGAGTACCGGTGGAAGCAGAAGACGTCGGTGAACCCACTGGAGAGACGCGTGTTGCGCAAAAGTTAACATAGGAGCCTAGGtctaaatccaaaaatttcgACTCAAGAACCTAACCAAAAATCGCAGAAAACGCGGTAGATTAAGAGGATGGCCGGTGAGTTATGAGTTGAAGGGAAGGAAAGCGTGTAAAATACCTCAAAAGAGGTAGAGAAGATTAGAGTAAGCTCCAGCCAAATGAAGACCTCTGTAGAGGTGTGAGCAAtggggaaaaagggaaagaagagaaggagaaaaggGAGTGGAGGAGGAAAGAAAATTTTAGAGAGAAGGCAAAGCTTATCTCTCTATAGACTccacaaaatttttttattgtgtacTTATTTTGAGAACTTGGTTGCTCTTAATTAGGATAGGCTAATAGTAAGCAATTGGATATGATTATCAAACCCATTGCCACCTTTGAATAAGAAAGGGaagatttaaaataacaataataacgAAAAACGTTTTAACCATTGAGTCAAGTTTTAAATACTGTATATCATATAAAACAGTGGCGTAAATTCTTTGATAATTTGAATAAACAAACAAAGGATTTTGGATTCGATTTACCCGGTTCATCTGATTCTGAGGTTGAAATTCGCCATTTTATGTTATACAAATTAATCTAAAACTGTTGCCTAAGCATACATCAAGGGCATTTGGTCTAGTGGTATGATTCTCGCTTTGGGTGCGAGAGGTCCCGAGTTCGATTCTCGGAATGCCCCCCCCTCTTCCCTAAACCATTTTACGAAGGATCCAC contains the following coding sequences:
- the LOC133881427 gene encoding uncharacterized protein LOC133881427, with amino-acid sequence MDCNKEEAIRAKRIAEEKMESKDFPGARKIALKAQQLYPDVENVSQMLTVCDVHCSADQRLFGNEMDWYAILQIEQTANEAMIKKQYRKLALQLHPDKNKYSGAEAAFKLIGEAQRVLLDRDRRSLHDMKRRASFSRPAAQPRPPQKPIWKTNVGVQNDLRNKVTGLNPQQQQWQQPAQSGHSDVRPTFWTVCPFCSVRYQYYREVVNRSLRCHSCNKPFIAYDMNVHGAPPTINTSHAPPTTKMSQSAFPLQKDGACKVEVGCQGNIGAQNSKTEKKGRTSKVGSERVSGKRGRKQVVESSESCDSESSTEPEEDVVVGEDGNLQDGQNFECYRDQNRRRSTRHKQQVSYMENLSDDDGIKSSRKRAKGSGSSSATGVENGDASKVNNLSDLAADVKHDLKEVKQNGNACPGESLVNGNMETKKVSGKETAYEDNRKKSSEAHEDSRSYSCSNLTPDPEYFQYPDPDFSDFDNDKREGCFAVGQIWAVYDTLDAMPRFYARIRKVLSPGFKLRITWLEPDPDDESEIKWVNEDLPSSCGKYKNGSSEDTEDRLMFSHLIYWEKGSRRDTFKIYPGKGETWALFKNWDIKWYSEPDQHRKYEYEFVEIVSGYKHDVGICVAYLGKVKGFASLFCRMVKEETGTFQVPPAELFRFSHRVPSYKMTGEERRGVPVGSFELDPASVPLNLEEIAVPRDLEVEGGNMHHNGSTTIPSDKVRPMKSKGNASMFPADVKRSHVEPGDSSYCNVKADYSKSPASTPEAIEIPEPEFYNFDAEKSQEKFQVGQIWALYSDEDGLPKYYGHVKKIDSTPVFKLHVAWLMSCSLPNHTIRWHDEDMPICCGRFKVRRGETQDYTSTTSFSHQLRADPTGKKIEYSIFPRKGEVWAMYRNWSAEIKCSDLENCEYDVVEVVEEDDLLVRVLVLERVDGFNSVFKAQIKEGSEATIGIPQAELLKFSHQIPAFRLTEERDGSLRGFWEVDPAALPVHYFSLN